CGAGGCATCGGGCGGCTTCGCGTCCCTCGCGGATGGCCCAGACCACCAGGCTTTGCCCCCGGCGCGCATCGCCGGCTGCAAACACGCGCGATCGGCTGGTCTCGAAATTCGATTCGGTCTTGATGTTGCCGCGGGAATCCCGTTCAAGTTCCAGCGCGCGGACGACGGTATCGTGTTCCGGGTGCAGGAAACCCAGGGCGAGCAGCGCGAGATCGCAGTCAATCCGAAAATCGCTGCCGGAAATTTCCTGCATTTTCATGCGACCCGACGCATCCTTGATCCATTCGACGCGGACGCAATGCAATTGCCGGACCGTTCCATTTTCGCCGAGGAATTCCTTGGTCAACACGCTCCAATCGCGTGAGCCGCCTTCCTCATGGCTTGAAGAAGTGCGCAGCATGTAAGGCCACATCGGCCAAGGCGTGGCGGGGTCGCGTTCCAACGGGGGACGCGGCATGATTTCGAGCGAGACCACCTGCGCCGCGCCTTGCCGGATCGCCGTGCCGACGCAATCGGAACCCGTGTCCCCGCCGCCGATGACGACGACGTTTTTGCCTCTGGCCGAGATTTCGGGGCCTTCGATGTCCTTGCCGAGCAGCCGCCGGGTTTGTTGCGGCAGAAAATCCATGGCGAGATGGATGCCGTTCAGGTTCGCGCCGGGGATATCGAGCGTGCGCGCCTTGGTCGAACCAATTGTCAGCAGCACGGCATCGAACGTTTCCAGTTCGCCTACGGGCACATTCTTGCCGATCCACGCGCCGCATTGAAAGCGGACGCCCTCGGCCCTCAGTTGATCCAGGCGCCGCTTGAGAATGGACTTGTCGAGTTTGAACGCCGGAATGCCGTACATGAGCAGGCCGCCGGGTTCGTCGTCGCGCTCGAACACGGTGACGTCATGACCGGTCCGGTTGAGTTGCTGCGCGGCGGCCAATCCGGCGGGGCCGGAACCCACGATGGCCACGGATTTGCCGGTGCGCTTATCGGGCGGCTGCGGGGCAATCCAGCCTTCGCGCCACCCTCGCTCGACGATCTCGCGCTCGATGTATTCGATGGCGACCGGCGGCTCGTTGATGCCCAGCACGCACGAAGTCTCGCAGGGCGCCGGACACACCCGCCCCGTAATTTCGGGGAAATTGTTGGTCGAGTGGAGAATCGCCAGGGCCTCCCGCCAGTGGTTGTTCTTGAGCGCGTCGTTGAAGTCCGGAATCTGGTTGGCCAGCGGACAGCCGGAATGGCAGAACGGCACGCCGCAGTTCATGCAGCGGTACGCCTGCTCGCGAATGCGGATTTCGGGCAGCGACGTGGTGAATTCCCTGAAGGACTTGACACGTTCGTCCACCGGCACATTAGCGGGGAGTTCCCGCTTGAACGTCATGAATCCTTTTTCTTTAGCGGGCCACATGGGTCGTTTCCTCGGTCATGCGTTTTTCCTGTTCCTTGAGCGAGCGGGCGTAGTCGCGCGGCATCACGCGGACGAATCGGCGCGACGACAGGTCCCACGTGTCCAGAATACGCTGGGCGACGGGGCTGCCGGTGTATTTCACGTGTTTTTCGATCATGCTGCGCAGTTCGGGGATGCTCATCCGGTGCAGCGGTTTCAAGTCCACCATGGCCTGGTTGCAGCGCACGGGAAACGTGCCGTCGGGGTCGTACACAAACGCGATCCCGCCGCTCATGCCGGCGGCGAAATTGCGGCCGGTCTTGCCGAGCACCGCGACCCGGCCCCCGGTCATGTATTCGCAGCCGTGATCGCCCACACCCTCGACGACCGCCCATGCGCCGCTGTTGCGCACGCAGAACCGCTCGCCGGCCATGCCGCGGAAATAGCATTCGCCGCTGGTCGCGCCGTAGAGCACCACATTTCCGATCAGGATGTTTTCCTCGGCCTTGAACCGGCATTCGGCGGGCGGCTTGACGATCAGTTTCGCGCCCGAAAGCCCCTTGCCGAGGTAGTCGTTGGCCTCGCCCTCGATGCAGAAGGTGACGCCCTTGACGGCGAACGCCGCGAAACTCTGTCCTGCGCTGCCCTTGCAGTCAATCCAAATCGTGTCTTCGGGCAGGCTGCCGGTATACATGCCGAGTTTGTGCCGCCGCGTCAGTTCGCTGGAAAGCATCGTGCCGACGGTGCGGTTGACGTTTCGGATTTTCTGCTCGAAGCGGACAGGGGCCTTGTATTCGAGGGCCGGGCGCGCCTTGCGCATGATCTCGTGGTCGAGCGCGCCGGCGAGGCCATGATCCTGCGGTTGGCTGCAATATAACGTCTCGCCTTTCCACGGCTTGGCAACGTACAGGATTTTCGAAAAATCGAGTTTGCGCGCCTTCCAGTGTCCGGGCAGCGGATTGAATTCAAGCATGTCCGCGCGGCCGATCATCTCGTTGACGGTCCGGAATCCGAGTTCCGCCATGATTTCCCGGAGTTCCTCGGCGACGAACATGAAGTAATTGACCACGTGCTCCGGCTTGCCCTTGAATTTCAGGCGCAGTTCGGGATCCTGCGTGGCGATGCCGACCGGGCAGGTGTTTTGATGGCACTTGCGCATCATGATGCAGCCGCAGACGACTAGCGGGGCCGTGGCGAAACCGAATTCGTCTGCGCCGAGCAGCGCCGCAATCGCCACGTCGCGGCCCGTCTTGAGTTGGCCGTCGGCTTGCACGCGAATGCGGCTGCGGAGATTGTTTTCGACCAGTACTTGGTGCGTCTCGGCAAGGCCGAGTTCCCACGGCAGCCCCGCGTGCTTGATGGAGGTCAATGGCGAGGCGCCCGTGCCGCCGTCGTGGCCGCTGACCAAAACAAGGTCCGCCTTGCCCTTGGAGACGCCGGCCGCGATGGTCCCGACGCCCACCTCCGAGACCAGCTTGACCGACACCGCGCCGTGGACGTTCGCGTTTTTCAGATCGTGGATCAGTTGGGCAAGGTCTTCGATGCTGTAGATATCGTGATGCGGCGGCGGCGAAATGAGTTCGACGCCCGGCGTCGAGTAGCGCACCTTGGCGATCTCGGCGAAAACCTTGTGGCCGGGCAACTGGCCGCCTTCGCCGGGTTTCGCGCCCTGGGCCATCTTGATTTGGAGTTCGCGCGAATTGACGAGGTATTCATTCGTGACGCCGAACCGGCCCGATGCCACCTGCTTGATCGCGCTCGACCGTGAATCGCCGGATGCTTCGCGCTCGAACCGAAGGGGATCCTCGCCGCCTTCGCCGGTATTGCTGCGTCCGCCGAGACGGTTCATCGCAATGGCGAGCGTTTCATGGGCCTCCTTGCTGATCGATCCAAACGACATGGCGCCCGTGCAGAAACGCTTGACGATCGCCGTGGCCGGTTCCACTTTGGAGAGGGGAATCGGTTTGCCCTTTTTGAATTTCAGCAGGCCGCGCAGCGTGGCCAACGTGCGGTCCCGATCATTGACGGCCGCCGCGAATTCCTTGTAGCGCGCGTAATCGTTGGAACGGGCGGCGTGTTGAAGCGCCGCGATGGTCTCCGGATTGTACTGGTGGAATTCGCCGCGCTGGCGCCACCGGTACTGGCCCCCCGGATCGAGTCCCACCCGCAGTTTGTCCTGGCCGGAGAATGCCATCTTGTGCCGCAGGAGGGTCTCCCGCGCGATTTCTTCGATACCAATGCCGCCGACGCGCGACGCCGTGCCGGTGAAACAGCGATTGATTACCTCCATGCCGAGGCCGATGGCCTCGAAAATCTGGGCGCTTCGATAACTTTGCTGGGTCGAGATGCCGATTTTCGACATGACCTTCAGCAGGCCCTTTTCAACGGCCTTGACGTAGTTTTTAACGGCGTCGGCGGGGCTTTCCACGCGCAACGCGCCGCGCAGGGCCATGTCGTAGATGGCCTCGAAGGCCAGATAGGGATTGACGGCGCCCGCGCCGTACCCCGTGAGCAGCGCGAAGTGCATGATTTCCCGCGGTTCGCCGGATTCGACGACGATGCCGCACATGGTGC
This genomic window from Candidatus Hydrogenedentota bacterium contains:
- the gltB gene encoding glutamate synthase large subunit, encoding MLNAMRLETEKGLYDPRYEHDACGVGFVANIDGTATHTIIRQGIQVLENLVHRGACGCDPDTGDGAGILTQLPHRFFAEQAETLGFELPPPGRYAAGMVFLPSKTKDRKACMKIVEGAVAGEGQTFLGWREVPRDSSAIGWLARQNEPVIMQAFIRREQGLDVEGFERTLLVIRKIAENEVRRSDLPEKAQFYIPSLSARTIVYKGLMLAQQMDHYYPDLSDELFESGLALVHQRYSTNTLPTWPLAHPFRFLAHNGEINTLRGNINMMASREKHLASTLFGENIKKLLPILTEGASDSAMLDNAFEMLVRGGRSAAHALMMMIPEPWSGHETMPDDKKAFYEYHACMMEPWDGPASIAFTDGVRIGAVLDRNGLRPSRYWITDDGFVVMASEVGVLDIPQEKIARKGRLEPGRMFLIDTEEQRIVGDEEIKEYYAALRPYRKWLNQYRHMLPKECPPIDRIHENASLAEREMAFGYTQEDLDIVMAPMAADAHEAVGSMGNDAPLAVLSSRPQLLFNYFKQLFAQVTNPPIDPIREEIVMSLETTIGRESNLLDETPYHCRQLHLSSPILSDAQLKYIKDLDAPGIKPVVIPTLFPAAEGAAGMDAALERICSEASAAVEDGATILILSDRGVDADHAPIPSLLAMGAVHQRLVHEQKRTMCGIVVESGEPREIMHFALLTGYGAGAVNPYLAFEAIYDMALRGALRVESPADAVKNYVKAVEKGLLKVMSKIGISTQQSYRSAQIFEAIGLGMEVINRCFTGTASRVGGIGIEEIARETLLRHKMAFSGQDKLRVGLDPGGQYRWRQRGEFHQYNPETIAALQHAARSNDYARYKEFAAAVNDRDRTLATLRGLLKFKKGKPIPLSKVEPATAIVKRFCTGAMSFGSISKEAHETLAIAMNRLGGRSNTGEGGEDPLRFEREASGDSRSSAIKQVASGRFGVTNEYLVNSRELQIKMAQGAKPGEGGQLPGHKVFAEIAKVRYSTPGVELISPPPHHDIYSIEDLAQLIHDLKNANVHGAVSVKLVSEVGVGTIAAGVSKGKADLVLVSGHDGGTGASPLTSIKHAGLPWELGLAETHQVLVENNLRSRIRVQADGQLKTGRDVAIAALLGADEFGFATAPLVVCGCIMMRKCHQNTCPVGIATQDPELRLKFKGKPEHVVNYFMFVAEELREIMAELGFRTVNEMIGRADMLEFNPLPGHWKARKLDFSKILYVAKPWKGETLYCSQPQDHGLAGALDHEIMRKARPALEYKAPVRFEQKIRNVNRTVGTMLSSELTRRHKLGMYTGSLPEDTIWIDCKGSAGQSFAAFAVKGVTFCIEGEANDYLGKGLSGAKLIVKPPAECRFKAEENILIGNVVLYGATSGECYFRGMAGERFCVRNSGAWAVVEGVGDHGCEYMTGGRVAVLGKTGRNFAAGMSGGIAFVYDPDGTFPVRCNQAMVDLKPLHRMSIPELRSMIEKHVKYTGSPVAQRILDTWDLSSRRFVRVMPRDYARSLKEQEKRMTEETTHVAR
- a CDS encoding glutamate synthase subunit beta, giving the protein MWPAKEKGFMTFKRELPANVPVDERVKSFREFTTSLPEIRIREQAYRCMNCGVPFCHSGCPLANQIPDFNDALKNNHWREALAILHSTNNFPEITGRVCPAPCETSCVLGINEPPVAIEYIEREIVERGWREGWIAPQPPDKRTGKSVAIVGSGPAGLAAAQQLNRTGHDVTVFERDDEPGGLLMYGIPAFKLDKSILKRRLDQLRAEGVRFQCGAWIGKNVPVGELETFDAVLLTIGSTKARTLDIPGANLNGIHLAMDFLPQQTRRLLGKDIEGPEISARGKNVVVIGGGDTGSDCVGTAIRQGAAQVVSLEIMPRPPLERDPATPWPMWPYMLRTSSSHEEGGSRDWSVLTKEFLGENGTVRQLHCVRVEWIKDASGRMKMQEISGSDFRIDCDLALLALGFLHPEHDTVVRALELERDSRGNIKTESNFETSRSRVFAAGDARRGQSLVVWAIREGREAARCLDLALMGFSNLPSLASYGYDTLAG